The Hyla sarda isolate aHylSar1 chromosome 2, aHylSar1.hap1, whole genome shotgun sequence genome includes the window GTCCCGTTGAACAAGGCCCTCCCTTCTGGATTTCAGGCATGTCACCAGTGTGTTAGTTTGTGTGTTTTCAATACGCATTGGAAAAAAATATCTGTTAATGTTTGCATTGTGAACTACGGTGCATATCCcagttgaaaacaatgggacaagTGTTGAGCACATTGTTTTGGCACTTATTTTGGGACAAAAATAAGTCTTGGAATGCTTCCGAACAACCCATTTTGGAGCTTTAATAACTGCCATATTGGTTGTTACCCTGGTATCACTACGAGCAAACACATCAATGTGTGCAAAACAATATTCATATTAATAGatgaaaatcaaaaaatgttgcagtatcttgtaataccttttttattggactaacagaattttgtagagacaagcttccgggattcctccctttatcacgtccaaagcaaatctaagctcacaagcagaagacacaggttacaatctcacaaatatgcaggggttaagactagggatcggccgatatcgattttttaagggccgataccgataatctgtggactttaaggccgatagccaataacttatgccgctgccccattgcctcccccatccccggttttataataacctgtgcccggggtccgcgctacttctggcttcggcagcgtcctgagctgtcactgtgcgcactgacggtgacgtaaGGCAGGACGCcgaaggagccagaagtagcgcggacccggtcccgggggtgggggaggcaatggggcagcggcggtttcTGGTCGGGGCGGTGCGATGGTGGGGCATTATcgaattatcggcaaggtaattgctgataccgataacgtccaaaatcgtgaatatcggccaataatatcggccaaaccgataatcggtcgatccctagttaagacaatagataggccataaattgtcctgctataggaacatcgACTCCTTTGCCAGTGAGCCCAAGACCTCCTATGCCAGTGAGCCCAAGACcttctgggacaccacagtatcaCTTACCTGGATTCACGTTCCGGTCACAGTCATAGAGATACCTGTTGTGTCAGACCTCCTCTGTTTGTGAGCGCAAGACCTCCTTCGTCTGTGCCAGAACCagaaaaagccatcaccgataaaTGGTAGCACACCCAATATGATCCattagaaaaatattttattgatacaaaatgtattagaaacaaaCAATTGCACACAAGAGAAGATTAAAAGCATTAAAATCCCTGGCTTGCTAAAGCCAGCACACAActtaggggaggggccatgaaccacCTCTCCTAACCTGACACCCGCCCTCAATGATACAATAAACGACCTGTGTGTCAGGTCTGTAGTTCGCATGCAGGTAACAATAATATCAAGTATGCAATACACCATATCCATACGAATACCATATAATGACTACACTGCAACTATGTAGAATAACAAACCACATGGAACCAGACATCACAGGCCAGGTAGCGATTAATGGAGTGAGGGAGAACGGGGTCACCAGagtccccacgcgttccgttgccacaCAAAGGCAACTTCCTGAGGGGTGGTCCTTCGTCTGTGAGGACAAGACCTCCTCCGCCAGTGAGCCCAAGACCTCTACCACTTGTAAGCGCAGGACCTTTTGGGACACCACCGTATCACTTACATTGATTCACGTTTCGGTCACAGTCATAGAGATACCTGTTGTGTCAGACCTCCTCTGCCTGTGAGCGCAGGACCTCCTCTGCCTGTGAGTGCAGGACCTCCTCTGCCTGTGAGTGCAGGACCTCCTCTGCCTGTGAGCGCAGGACCTCCTCTGCCTGTGAGTGCAGGACCTCCTCTGCCTGTGAGTGCAGGACCTCCTCTGCCTGTGAGTGCAGGACCTCCTCTGCCTGTGAGCGCAGGACCTCCTCTGCCTGTGAGCGCAGGACCTCCTCTGCCTGTGAGCGCAGGACCTCCTCTGCCTGTGAGCGCAGGACCTCCTCTGCCTGTGAGCGCAGGACCTCCTCTGCCTGTGAGCGCAGGACCTCCTCTGCCTGTGAGCGCAGGACCTCCTCTGCCTGTGAGCGCAGGACCTCCTCTGCCTGTGAGCGCAGGACCTCCTCTGCCTGTGAGCGCAGGACCTCCTCTGCCTGTGAGCGCAGGACCTCCTCTGCCTGTGAGCGCAGGACCTCCTCTGCCTGTGAGCGCAGGACCTCCTCTGCCTGTGAGCGCAGGACCTCCTCCGCCTGTGAGCGCACGACCTCCTCTGCCTGTGAGCGCACGACCTCCTCCGCCTGTGAGCCCAAGATCACCTCCGCCTGTGAGCCCAAGACCTCCTCCACCTGTAAGCCCAAATCcttctgggacaccacagtataaCTTAGCTGGATTCACGTCAAGGTCATAGAGAGACCCATTTTGTCTGACCTCCTCCGCCTGTGAGCGCAAGACCTCCTCCGCCAGTGAGCGCAAGACCTCCTCCGCCAGTGAGCGCAAGACCTCCTCCGCCAGTGAGCCCAAGACCTCCTCCACTTGTAAGCACAGGACCTTTTGGGACACCACAGTATCACTTATCTGGATTCACATTTCGGTCACAGTCATAGAGATACTTGTTGTGTCAGACCTCCTTCGCCTGTGAGCGCAGTACCTCCTCCGCCTGTGAGCGCAGGACCTCCTCCGCCTGTGAGCGCAGGACCTCCTCCGCCTGTGAGCGCAGACCCTCCTCCGCCTGTAAGTAAGTGATATCTCGTTGTAATCAAACGGATTTTGGAGATGTTTTTGAGGTGCAAGAGACAAGAATGTGGAagggattaaaaatgtttttattattgtgtCTGTATATGTAAAACCATAGGTTTCAAAGAGGACATATCATCATCTGTGTTTGGTCTGGACACACCTTTGTATGGGACATAATCTTTGCATTATGAGGTCATAGAATCTTGTTGCAGTTACCTTCTGGCCCTGAGCCTGGTGTTTTTCAGTCTAGTTGGAGTTGAGGAAAGGAGGAGAACAActagaaaaaagagagaaaaagaatTCTTTTGAAGAGTTTTAAGACCTTTGCAGCGATGCCACCCCCTTGGGGAGGGAACCCGCTGCGCAGATTAAAACCAGATGACATAGAGAGAGCGGTTGAAAAGGCCAAGCAACGACTTCAGCAAGAGAAGCCAACTGTAGGCGCAAGACCTGCCGCTGTTGGCCCCAGACCTGCCGCTGTTGGCCCCAGACCTGCCGCTGTTGGCCCCAGACCTGCCGCTGTTGGCCCCAGACCTGCCGCTGTTGGCCCCAGACCTGCCGCTGTTGGCCCCAGACCTGCCGCTGTTGGCCCCAGACCTGCCGCTGTTGGCCCCAGACCTGCCGCTGTTGGCCCCAGACCTGCCGCTGTTGGCCCCAGACCTGCCGCTGTTGGCCCCAGACCTGCTGCTGTTGGCCCCAGACCTGCTGCTGTTGGCCCCAGACCTGCTGTTATTGGCTCCAGACCAGCTATTGTTGCCTCaggacctgctgctgttgcctccAGACCAGCTGTTATTGGCTCAAGACCAGCTATTGCTGCCTccatacctgctgctgttgcctccAGACCAGCTGTTATTGGCTCCAGACTAGCTGTTATTGGCTCCAGACCAGCTATTGTTGCCTccatacctgctgctgttgcctccAGACCAGCTGCTATTGGCTCAAGACCAGCTATTGTTGCCTCcagacctgctgctgttgcctccAGACCAGCTGTTATTG containing:
- the LOC130355679 gene encoding aggrecan core protein-like isoform X6, which produces MGVITVSSGNCLPLHSISSTSAMDRCAVTSGGLTPTAAGLEATIAGLEPITAGLEATAAGLEATIAGLEPIAAGLEATAAGMEATIAGLEPITAGLEPITAGLEATAAGMEAVIAGLEPITAGLEATAAGLEATIAGLEPIAAGLEATAAGMEATIAGLEPITASLEPITAGLEATAAGMEAAIAGLEPITAGLEATAAGPEATIAGLEPITAGLGPTAAGLGPTAAGLGPTAAGLGPTAAGLGPTAAVVLLLSSTPTRLKNTRLRARRRRRVCAHRRRRSCAHRRRRSCAHRRRRYCAHRRRRSCAYKWRRSWAHWRRRSCAHWRRRSCAHWRRRSCAHRRRRSDKMGLSMTLT
- the LOC130355679 gene encoding uncharacterized protein LOC130355679 isoform X10; translation: MGVITVSSGNCLPLHSISSTSAMDRCAVTSGGLTPTAAGLEATIAGLEPITAGLEATAAGLEATIAGLEPIAAGLEATAAGMEATIAGLEPITAGLEPITAGLEATAAGMEAVIAGLEPITAGLEATAAGLEATIAGLEPIAAGLEATAAGMEATIAGLEPITASLEPITAGLEATAAGMEAAIAGLEPITAGLEATAAGPEATIAGLEPITAGLGPTAAGLGPTAAGLGPTAAGLGPTAAGLGPTAAVVLLLSSTPTRLKNTRLRARRSVYAEDFSEFSGLCR